The following proteins are encoded in a genomic region of Micromonospora olivasterospora:
- the paaD gene encoding 1,2-phenylacetyl-CoA epoxidase subunit PaaD, whose translation MSDPREAVAAVVDPEIRALTIDELGILRSVDEDPATGRVVVTITPTYTGCPAMDVIRADIRRALAAAGHPDAEIRTVHAPAWSTDWISASGRAKLAAGGIAPPAPAQAGNVVPLTLAVRCPRCGSPETEQVSRFGSTACKALWRCRACSEPFDHLKAL comes from the coding sequence GTGAGTGACCCGAGGGAGGCCGTGGCGGCGGTGGTGGATCCGGAGATCCGGGCGCTCACCATCGACGAGCTGGGCATCCTCCGGTCCGTCGACGAGGACCCGGCCACCGGCCGGGTCGTCGTGACGATCACCCCCACGTACACCGGCTGCCCGGCGATGGACGTGATCCGCGCCGACATCCGCCGGGCGCTCGCCGCGGCCGGTCACCCCGACGCGGAGATCCGCACGGTCCACGCCCCGGCCTGGAGCACCGACTGGATCTCCGCGTCCGGGCGGGCCAAGCTCGCCGCCGGCGGCATCGCCCCGCCGGCCCCCGCCCAGGCGGGCAACGTCGTGCCGTTGACCCTGGCCGTCCGCTGCCCGCGCTGCGGGTCGCCGGAAACCGAGCAGGTCAGCCGGTTCGGCTCCACCGCGTGCAAGGCCCTCTGGCGCTGCCGCGCCTGCTCCGAACCCTTCGACCACCTGAAGGCGCTGTGA
- a CDS encoding geranylgeranyl reductase family protein, whose translation MTAVENDADVIVVGAGPGGSATAYHLARHGVRVLLLEKTEFPREKVCGDGLTPRAVRQLIRMGVDTSPEAGWLRNRGLRVIGGGIRLELDWPDLASFPNYGLVRTRLDFDDLLAQRAVAAGAKLRTSVNVTGPVLDAAGRVVGVEAEVGPDREPGTFRAPLVVAADGVSGRFPLSLGLTKREDRPIGVAVRRYYRSPAKHDDDYLESWLELRSKGSDALLPGYGWIFGLGDGRVNVGLGVLNSSSAFGKTNYRRLLTDWLANTPEDWGMTDEANAEGPILGAALPMGFNRVPHYTRGAMLVGDSGGMVNPFNGEGIAYAMESGELAAEVAVQALARPAGAERERALMAYPTELKARFGGYYRLGGIFVKLIGRPEIMRIATKHGMPHPALMRFVLKLLANLTDPRGGDAMDRVINAMTKAAPAV comes from the coding sequence ATGACCGCGGTGGAGAACGACGCCGACGTGATCGTCGTGGGCGCCGGCCCCGGTGGCTCGGCGACCGCGTACCACCTGGCTCGGCACGGCGTACGGGTCCTGCTGCTGGAGAAGACCGAGTTCCCCCGGGAAAAGGTCTGCGGCGACGGGCTCACCCCGCGCGCCGTCCGCCAGTTGATCCGGATGGGCGTGGACACCTCGCCCGAGGCGGGCTGGCTGCGCAACCGCGGCCTGCGCGTGATCGGCGGCGGCATCCGCCTCGAACTGGACTGGCCCGACCTCGCGAGCTTCCCCAACTACGGGCTGGTCCGCACCCGGCTCGACTTCGACGACCTGCTCGCCCAGCGTGCCGTCGCGGCCGGGGCGAAGCTGCGCACCAGCGTCAACGTGACCGGCCCGGTGCTCGACGCCGCCGGCCGGGTGGTCGGCGTGGAGGCCGAGGTGGGTCCGGACAGGGAGCCCGGCACCTTCCGCGCCCCGCTGGTCGTCGCCGCCGACGGCGTCTCCGGACGCTTCCCGCTCTCCCTCGGCCTGACCAAGCGCGAGGACCGGCCGATCGGCGTGGCCGTCCGGCGCTACTACCGCTCGCCCGCGAAGCACGACGACGACTACCTGGAGTCGTGGCTGGAACTGCGCAGCAAGGGCAGCGACGCGCTGCTGCCCGGGTACGGCTGGATCTTCGGCCTCGGCGACGGCCGGGTGAACGTGGGCCTCGGCGTGCTCAACTCGTCCTCCGCCTTCGGCAAGACCAACTACCGGCGACTGCTGACCGACTGGCTGGCCAACACCCCCGAGGACTGGGGAATGACCGACGAGGCGAACGCCGAGGGTCCGATCCTCGGCGCGGCGCTGCCGATGGGCTTCAACCGGGTGCCGCACTACACCCGTGGGGCGATGCTGGTCGGCGACTCCGGCGGCATGGTGAACCCGTTCAACGGCGAGGGCATCGCGTACGCGATGGAGTCGGGCGAGCTGGCCGCGGAGGTCGCGGTGCAGGCCCTGGCCCGCCCGGCCGGCGCCGAGCGGGAGCGGGCGCTGATGGCGTACCCGACGGAGCTGAAGGCGCGATTCGGCGGCTACTACCGGCTCGGCGGCATCTTCGTGAAGCTGATCGGCCGGCCGGAGATCATGCGGATCGCGACGAAGCACGGCATGCCGCACCCGGCGCTGATGCGCTTCGTGCTCAAGCTGCTGGCCAACCTGACCGACCCGCGCGGCGGGGACGCGATGGACCGGGTCATCAACGCGATGACGAAGGCGGCGCCAGCGGTGTGA
- a CDS encoding NuoB/complex I 20 kDa subunit family protein, with translation MGIEEKLPAGVLLTSVEKLVNWSRKTSFWGATFGLACCAIEMMAAGGPHYDLGRWGMEVFRASPRQADLMIVAGRVSQKMAPVLRQIYDQMAEPRWVISMGVCASSGGMFNNYAIVQGVDHIVPVDMYLPGCPPRPEMLIDAILKLREKVMHEPLGPNGRKMLEARQARGDVPVVPYGSMPSSYRSDKARRAEWTKAVREGREEQLRIENWMKAQNHLHPYGGIK, from the coding sequence ATGGGCATCGAGGAGAAGCTCCCGGCCGGCGTCCTGCTCACCAGCGTGGAGAAGCTGGTCAACTGGTCGCGGAAGACGTCCTTCTGGGGCGCCACCTTCGGCCTGGCCTGCTGCGCCATCGAGATGATGGCGGCCGGTGGCCCGCACTACGACCTGGGCCGCTGGGGCATGGAGGTGTTCCGCGCCTCGCCCCGGCAGGCCGACCTCATGATCGTGGCCGGCCGGGTCAGTCAGAAGATGGCCCCCGTCCTGCGCCAGATCTACGACCAGATGGCCGAGCCCCGCTGGGTGATCTCGATGGGCGTCTGCGCCAGCAGCGGCGGCATGTTCAACAACTACGCCATCGTGCAGGGCGTCGACCACATCGTGCCCGTCGACATGTACCTTCCGGGCTGCCCGCCCCGGCCGGAGATGCTCATCGACGCGATCCTCAAGCTCCGCGAGAAGGTCATGCACGAGCCGCTGGGCCCGAACGGTCGCAAGATGCTGGAGGCCCGCCAGGCCCGCGGCGACGTTCCGGTCGTCCCGTACGGCTCGATGCCGTCGTCGTACCGCAGTGACAAGGCCCGCCGCGCCGAGTGGACCAAGGCCGTCCGCGAGGGGCGTGAGGAGCAGCTGCGGATCGAGAACTGGATGAAGGCCCAGAACCACCTCCACCCGTACGGGGGCATCAAGTGA
- a CDS encoding NADH-quinone oxidoreductase subunit A: MTLSPYAPIIGLFALAAAFALFSVAAARFAGPRRYNKAKLEAYECGIEPSPQPVGGGRFPVKFYLTAMLFIVFDIEIIFLYPWAVSFDALPIFGFVEMVLFIVAVFVAYAYVWRRGGLDWD; encoded by the coding sequence ATGACGCTCTCGCCTTACGCACCCATCATCGGGCTGTTCGCCCTCGCCGCGGCGTTCGCGCTGTTCTCCGTGGCCGCCGCCCGCTTCGCCGGCCCGCGCCGGTACAACAAGGCCAAGCTCGAGGCGTACGAGTGCGGCATCGAGCCCAGCCCGCAGCCGGTCGGGGGCGGCCGGTTCCCGGTGAAGTTCTACCTGACGGCGATGCTCTTCATCGTCTTCGACATCGAGATCATCTTCCTGTACCCCTGGGCGGTCTCCTTCGACGCCCTGCCGATCTTCGGCTTCGTGGAGATGGTCCTGTTCATCGTCGCGGTCTTCGTCGCGTACGCCTACGTGTGGCGCCGCGGCGGCCTGGACTGGGACTGA
- a CDS encoding NADH-quinone oxidoreductase subunit D: MTTSNYATERETSEGRVFTVTGGDWDSVVSGTDPINDERIVVNMGPQHPSTHGVLRLVLELEGETVREMRSVIGYLHTGIEKNLEYRNWVQGSTFVTRMDYLSPLFNETAYALAVEKLLGITDDITERANTIRVLMMELNRISSHLVWVATTAMELGAVNMMLYGFREREYILEIFELVTGLRMNHAYVRPGGVAQDVPDDAIVKIRKFLQLMPKRLREYENLLSGQPIWVERTKNVAVLDVTGCVALGITGPVLRSAGLAWDLRKTMPYCGYETYEFDVPTHPDGDVWGRYQVRLAEIRESLKLVEQAVDRLGKRGPVMVADKKIAWPAQLAIGVDGMGNSLEHVAKIMGQSMESLIHHFKLVTEGFRVPPGQVYVAVESPRGELGVHAVSDGGTRPYRVHYREPSFVNLQALPAMAEGGLIADVIAGGASLDPVMGGCDR; encoded by the coding sequence GTGACCACGTCCAACTACGCGACCGAGCGTGAGACGAGCGAGGGCAGGGTCTTCACCGTCACCGGTGGAGACTGGGACTCCGTCGTCTCCGGCACCGACCCGATCAACGACGAGCGGATCGTCGTCAACATGGGTCCCCAGCACCCGTCGACCCACGGCGTGCTCCGGCTGGTCCTGGAGCTGGAGGGCGAGACCGTCCGGGAGATGCGGTCGGTCATCGGGTACCTGCACACCGGCATCGAGAAGAACCTCGAGTACCGCAACTGGGTGCAGGGCTCGACGTTCGTGACCCGGATGGACTACCTGTCCCCGCTGTTCAACGAGACGGCCTACGCGCTCGCGGTGGAGAAGCTGCTCGGCATCACCGACGACATCACCGAGCGGGCCAACACGATCCGGGTCCTGATGATGGAGCTGAACCGGATCTCCTCGCACCTGGTCTGGGTGGCCACCACGGCCATGGAGCTGGGCGCGGTCAACATGATGCTGTACGGCTTCCGCGAGCGGGAGTACATCCTCGAGATCTTCGAGCTCGTCACCGGGCTGCGGATGAACCACGCGTACGTCCGGCCGGGCGGCGTGGCACAGGACGTGCCGGACGACGCGATTGTCAAGATCCGCAAGTTCCTCCAGCTGATGCCGAAGCGGCTCAGGGAGTACGAGAACCTCCTCTCCGGCCAGCCGATCTGGGTCGAGCGCACCAAGAACGTCGCCGTGCTCGACGTGACCGGCTGCGTGGCGCTCGGCATCACCGGCCCGGTGCTCCGCTCGGCCGGCCTCGCCTGGGACCTGCGCAAGACCATGCCGTACTGCGGCTACGAGACGTACGAGTTCGACGTGCCGACGCACCCCGACGGCGACGTGTGGGGCCGCTACCAGGTCCGGCTCGCCGAGATCCGGGAGTCGCTCAAGCTGGTCGAGCAGGCGGTGGACCGGCTCGGCAAGCGCGGCCCGGTGATGGTGGCCGACAAGAAGATCGCCTGGCCGGCGCAGCTCGCCATCGGCGTCGACGGCATGGGCAACTCGCTGGAGCACGTCGCCAAGATCATGGGTCAGTCGATGGAGTCGCTGATCCACCACTTCAAGCTCGTCACCGAGGGCTTCCGGGTCCCGCCGGGCCAGGTGTACGTCGCCGTCGAGTCGCCCCGCGGCGAGCTGGGCGTGCACGCGGTCTCCGACGGCGGCACGCGGCCGTACCGGGTGCACTACCGGGAGCCGAGCTTCGTCAACCTCCAGGCGCTCCCGGCGATGGCCGAGGGTGGCCTGATCGCCGACGTGATCGCCGGTGGCGCCTCGCTGGACCCCGTGATGGGTGGTTGTGACCGGTGA
- the paaE gene encoding 1,2-phenylacetyl-CoA epoxidase subunit PaaE yields the protein MTVTITRPVRRRPAFHPLPVAAVDRLTADAVAITFAVPEELRAAFAFRAGQHLTVRRPADPAGDAGAAGEDVRRSYSICSTPDELARHGRLRIGVREVPGGAFSTYACGALRGGDTVEVLPPLGNFTTAFAPDRVRHYGAVAAGSGITPVLALVATALAVEPASTFTLVYGNRTANSVMFAEELADLKDRYPTRLHLVHVLSREQGESPLLSGRIDADRLSRLLDSIVPGDAIEEWFLCGPYGMVADAKAVLAGRGVPDATVHTELFHVDAPPEPVRRPADEPGAGAEVTIVLDGRSSRFTMGREERVLDAALKVRGELPYACKGGVCSTCKAKVVDGEVTMARNYALEPDEVAAGYVLTCQSSPVTDTLTVDYDA from the coding sequence GTGACTGTCACCATCACCCGCCCGGTCCGCCGCCGGCCGGCGTTCCACCCGCTGCCCGTCGCCGCCGTCGACCGGCTCACCGCCGACGCCGTGGCGATCACGTTCGCCGTGCCGGAGGAGCTGCGGGCGGCGTTCGCGTTCCGCGCCGGCCAGCATCTGACCGTGCGCCGTCCGGCCGACCCGGCCGGGGATGCCGGTGCGGCCGGCGAGGACGTGCGGCGGTCGTACTCGATCTGCTCCACGCCGGACGAGCTGGCCCGGCACGGACGGCTGCGGATCGGGGTGCGGGAGGTCCCCGGCGGTGCCTTCTCCACGTACGCCTGCGGCGCGCTGCGCGGCGGCGACACCGTCGAGGTGCTACCCCCGCTCGGCAACTTCACCACGGCGTTCGCGCCGGACCGGGTGCGCCACTACGGCGCGGTCGCCGCCGGCTCCGGGATCACCCCGGTGCTCGCGCTGGTCGCCACGGCGCTCGCCGTCGAGCCGGCCAGCACCTTCACCCTCGTGTACGGCAACCGCACGGCGAACTCGGTGATGTTCGCCGAGGAACTGGCCGACCTGAAGGACCGGTACCCGACCCGGCTGCACCTCGTACACGTGCTCTCCCGCGAGCAGGGCGAGTCGCCGCTGCTCTCGGGGCGGATCGACGCCGACCGGCTCAGCCGGCTGCTGGACAGCATCGTCCCGGGGGACGCGATCGAGGAGTGGTTCCTCTGCGGCCCGTACGGGATGGTGGCCGACGCCAAGGCGGTGCTGGCCGGGCGCGGCGTGCCGGACGCGACCGTGCACACCGAACTGTTCCACGTCGACGCGCCACCGGAGCCGGTCCGCCGCCCGGCGGACGAGCCCGGCGCCGGGGCCGAGGTGACCATCGTGCTGGACGGCCGCTCGTCGCGCTTCACGATGGGCCGCGAGGAACGGGTGCTGGACGCGGCGCTGAAGGTGCGCGGCGAGCTGCCGTACGCCTGCAAGGGCGGCGTCTGCTCGACCTGCAAGGCGAAGGTGGTCGACGGCGAGGTGACGATGGCCCGCAACTACGCCCTGGAGCCCGACGAGGTGGCGGCCGGCTACGTGCTCACCTGCCAGTCCAGCCCGGTCACCGACACCCTGACGGTCGACTACGACGCCTAG
- a CDS encoding demethylmenaquinone methyltransferase translates to MSRTPQGQRASLDKQPHEVAAMFDGVAERYDLTNTVLSFGQDRLWRRATRAALGLRPGERVLDVGAGTGVSTEELAQSGAYAVGADLSLGMLYAGKRSRPAVPLLAGDALRLPFADGAFDAVTISFALRNVADTDAALRELARVTRPGGRLVVCEFSTPVNPAFRTVYLSYLMRSLPAVARAVSSNPEAYVYLAESIRAWPDQPALAARVGAAGWSQVAWRNLSGGIVALHRAVRDGS, encoded by the coding sequence GTGAGCCGTACCCCGCAGGGCCAGCGCGCCAGCCTGGACAAGCAGCCGCACGAGGTCGCCGCGATGTTCGACGGCGTGGCGGAGCGCTACGACCTGACCAACACCGTCCTCTCGTTCGGTCAGGACCGGCTCTGGCGGCGGGCCACCCGGGCCGCCCTCGGGCTGCGCCCCGGCGAGCGGGTACTGGACGTCGGCGCGGGCACCGGCGTGTCCACGGAGGAGCTGGCGCAGTCCGGCGCGTACGCGGTGGGCGCCGACCTCTCCCTCGGCATGCTGTACGCCGGCAAGCGGAGCCGCCCGGCGGTGCCGCTGCTGGCCGGGGACGCGCTGCGGCTCCCGTTCGCCGACGGCGCCTTCGACGCGGTGACGATCTCCTTCGCCCTGCGTAACGTGGCCGACACCGACGCGGCGCTGCGCGAGCTGGCCCGGGTCACCCGGCCCGGCGGCCGGCTGGTCGTCTGCGAGTTCAGCACCCCGGTCAACCCCGCGTTCCGGACGGTCTACCTGTCGTACCTGATGCGGTCGCTGCCGGCGGTCGCCCGCGCCGTGTCCAGCAACCCGGAGGCGTACGTCTATCTCGCGGAGTCGATCCGCGCGTGGCCCGACCAGCCGGCCCTGGCGGCGCGGGTCGGCGCGGCCGGCTGGAGCCAGGTGGCCTGGCGCAACCTGAGCGGCGGCATCGTCGCCCTGCACCGCGCGGTCCGGGACGGGAGCTGA
- the paaC gene encoding 1,2-phenylacetyl-CoA epoxidase subunit PaaC, translating into MNGPFALALALGDDALIAAQRLAEWTSRAPEMEEDVALANIALDQLGAARLLLTYAGELEGAGRDEDALAYLRDDRDFRNCLLVELPNGDFAVTMAKLFLLSAYQLPLYTALAGCADERLAAIGAKARKESAYHLDHASLWVKRLGDGTEESHRRMRAALDQVWPYVHELFAPWSGAPVDPATLRAAFDATVAPVLAEATLPRPADGWAPAGGRDGVHTEHLSYLLAEMQVLHRAHPGAEW; encoded by the coding sequence GTGAACGGCCCGTTCGCCCTCGCCCTCGCCCTCGGCGACGACGCGCTGATCGCGGCGCAGCGCCTCGCCGAGTGGACCAGCCGCGCGCCGGAGATGGAGGAGGACGTCGCCCTGGCGAACATCGCCCTCGACCAGCTCGGCGCGGCGCGCCTGCTGCTGACGTACGCGGGCGAGCTGGAGGGCGCCGGGCGGGACGAGGACGCGCTGGCGTACCTGCGCGACGACCGCGACTTCCGCAACTGCCTCCTGGTCGAGCTGCCCAACGGCGACTTCGCGGTGACCATGGCGAAGCTGTTCCTCCTGTCCGCGTACCAGCTCCCGCTGTACACGGCGCTGGCCGGCTGCGCCGACGAGCGGCTCGCCGCGATCGGCGCCAAGGCGCGCAAGGAGTCGGCGTACCACCTCGACCACGCCTCGCTGTGGGTGAAGCGGCTCGGCGACGGCACCGAGGAGTCGCACCGCCGGATGCGGGCGGCCCTGGACCAGGTCTGGCCGTACGTCCACGAGCTGTTCGCGCCGTGGTCCGGGGCGCCGGTCGACCCGGCGACCCTGCGGGCCGCGTTCGACGCGACCGTCGCGCCGGTCCTCGCCGAGGCGACGTTGCCCCGGCCGGCGGACGGCTGGGCCCCCGCCGGCGGGCGGGACGGCGTGCACACGGAGCACCTGTCGTACCTGCTGGCCGAGATGCAGGTGCTGCACCGCGCCCACCCCGGGGCCGAGTGGTGA
- a CDS encoding NADH-quinone oxidoreductase subunit C translates to MTAPSDKPNTGGLPVPVTPAGASSGAPAEHPPASPAGRGMFGIHGTGDVSGFGGLVRPRKPVEETPRPYGGYFDEVRDALEEAYPEFGEAIEKVVVDRGELTLHVRPERIAEVCQVLRDDLALRFELCSSVSGVDYLGADERRLHVVYQLTSMTYRRRVRLEAAVSAEDPHLPSVTGVYPTADWQERETYDMFGIVFDGHPSLTRILMPDDWEGHPQRKDYPLGGVPVEYKGAEIPPPDRRRSYQ, encoded by the coding sequence GTGACCGCACCTTCCGACAAGCCGAACACCGGCGGCCTGCCGGTGCCGGTGACGCCGGCCGGCGCCAGCAGCGGCGCGCCGGCCGAGCACCCGCCGGCCAGCCCGGCCGGGCGCGGCATGTTCGGCATCCATGGCACCGGCGACGTCTCCGGGTTCGGCGGCCTGGTCCGCCCGCGCAAGCCGGTCGAGGAGACCCCCCGGCCGTACGGGGGCTACTTCGACGAGGTCCGCGACGCGCTGGAGGAGGCGTACCCGGAGTTCGGGGAGGCGATCGAGAAGGTCGTCGTCGACCGGGGTGAGCTGACCCTGCACGTCCGCCCGGAGCGGATCGCCGAGGTCTGCCAGGTGCTGCGGGACGACCTCGCGCTGCGCTTCGAGCTGTGCTCCTCGGTGTCCGGGGTGGACTACCTGGGCGCCGACGAGCGGCGGCTGCACGTGGTCTACCAGCTCACCTCGATGACGTACCGACGCCGGGTCCGGCTGGAGGCCGCGGTCTCCGCCGAGGACCCGCACCTGCCGAGCGTCACCGGCGTCTACCCCACGGCCGACTGGCAGGAGCGGGAGACGTACGACATGTTCGGCATCGTCTTCGACGGCCACCCCAGCCTGACCCGGATCCTCATGCCGGACGACTGGGAGGGCCACCCCCAGCGCAAGGACTACCCGCTCGGCGGCGTCCCGGTCGAGTACAAGGGCGCTGAGATTCCCCCGCCGGACCGTCGGAGGTCTTACCAGTGA
- the mqnC gene encoding cyclic dehypoxanthinyl futalosine synthase, with translation MTVSREIDDILQRGADGGRITPEEALLLYTEAPFHALGEAADAVRRRRYPDNIVTYLIDRNINYTNVCVTACKFCAFYRAPKHSEGWTHPTEEILRRCGEAVELGATQVMLQGGHHPDYGVEYYEELFSAVKQAYPQLAIHSIGPSEILHMAKVSGVSLDEAIARIKVAGLDSIAGAGAEMLPDRPRTAIAPLKESGARWLEVMELAHRQGLESTATMMMGTGETNAERIEHLRMIRDVQDRTGGFRAFIPWTYQPENNHLKGRTQATTLEYLRLIAVARLFFETVPHLQASWLTTGKDAGQLALHMGVDDLGSIMLEENVISSAGARHRSNLHELIGMIRSADRVPAQRDTLYNRLAVHHTPADDPSDDRVVSHFSSIALPGGGVGKSLPLVEVS, from the coding sequence GTGACGGTGAGCCGGGAGATCGACGACATCCTGCAGCGCGGCGCGGACGGCGGGCGGATCACGCCCGAGGAGGCGCTGCTGCTCTACACCGAGGCGCCCTTCCACGCGCTCGGCGAGGCGGCCGACGCGGTGCGCCGGCGGCGCTACCCGGACAACATCGTCACGTACCTGATCGACCGCAACATCAACTACACGAACGTCTGCGTGACGGCGTGCAAGTTCTGCGCCTTCTACCGGGCACCGAAGCACAGCGAGGGCTGGACCCACCCGACCGAGGAGATCCTGCGCCGCTGCGGCGAGGCGGTCGAGCTGGGCGCCACCCAGGTCATGCTCCAGGGCGGGCACCACCCCGACTACGGCGTGGAGTACTACGAGGAGCTGTTCTCCGCGGTCAAGCAGGCGTACCCGCAGCTGGCCATCCACTCGATCGGTCCCAGCGAGATCCTGCACATGGCCAAGGTCTCCGGGGTGAGCCTGGACGAGGCCATCGCGCGGATCAAGGTGGCCGGGCTGGACTCGATCGCGGGCGCCGGTGCCGAGATGCTGCCGGACCGCCCGCGCACGGCGATCGCGCCGCTGAAGGAGTCGGGCGCGCGGTGGCTGGAGGTCATGGAGCTGGCGCACCGCCAGGGCCTGGAGTCGACCGCCACGATGATGATGGGCACCGGCGAGACGAACGCCGAGCGGATCGAGCACCTCCGCATGATCCGCGACGTGCAGGACCGCACGGGGGGCTTCCGGGCGTTCATCCCGTGGACGTACCAGCCGGAGAACAACCACCTCAAGGGGCGGACGCAGGCCACGACCCTGGAGTACCTGCGGCTCATCGCGGTGGCCCGGCTCTTCTTCGAGACCGTGCCGCACCTGCAGGCGTCCTGGCTGACCACCGGGAAGGACGCGGGCCAGCTCGCCCTGCACATGGGAGTGGACGACCTCGGCTCGATCATGCTGGAGGAGAACGTCATCTCCTCGGCCGGCGCCCGGCACCGCTCCAACCTGCACGAGCTGATCGGCATGATCCGCTCGGCCGACCGCGTCCCCGCCCAGCGGGACACCCTGTACAACCGACTCGCGGTGCACCACACGCCGGCCGACGACCCGAGCGACGACCGCGTGGTCTCGCACTTCTCCTCGATCGCACTCCCAGGCGGTGGGGTCGGGAAGTCGTTGCCGCTGGTCGAGGTCAGCTGA
- the paaA gene encoding 1,2-phenylacetyl-CoA epoxidase subunit PaaA, with the protein MYGNDFPAPEDAPGGGLLGEVEAAEAALREAAARQRGGGPDPGADLAAYFADVIAADQKIEPRDWMPEAYRKTLIRQIAQHAHSEIIGMQPEGNWISRAPSLKRKAILLAKVQDEAGHGLYLYAAAETLGVSRDELVELLIEGRQKYSSIFNYPTLTWADVGAIGWLVDGAAIVNQVPLCRCSYGPYARAMIRVCKEESFHQRQGYEILHTLAHGTPAQKAMAQEAVDRWWYPSLAMFGPPDGDSTHSAQSMAWKIKRFSNDELRQRFVDMCVGQAEILGLTLPDPDLRWNDERQSYDYTQPDYDELMRVIKGDGPCNRQRMEHRRRAHDDGAWVREAAATYAAKQRNKEKVAA; encoded by the coding sequence ATGTATGGCAACGACTTCCCCGCCCCGGAGGACGCGCCCGGCGGCGGCCTGCTCGGCGAGGTGGAGGCGGCGGAGGCTGCCCTGCGCGAGGCGGCGGCCCGGCAGCGCGGCGGCGGCCCCGACCCGGGCGCCGACCTGGCGGCGTACTTCGCCGACGTGATCGCGGCCGACCAGAAGATCGAGCCCCGGGACTGGATGCCGGAGGCGTACCGGAAGACGCTGATCCGGCAGATCGCCCAGCACGCGCACTCCGAGATCATCGGGATGCAGCCGGAGGGGAACTGGATCAGCCGGGCGCCCTCGCTCAAGCGCAAGGCGATCCTGCTGGCCAAGGTCCAGGACGAGGCCGGGCACGGCCTCTACCTGTACGCGGCCGCCGAGACCCTCGGCGTCAGCCGGGACGAGCTGGTGGAGCTGCTGATCGAGGGCCGGCAGAAGTACAGCTCGATCTTCAACTACCCGACCCTCACCTGGGCCGACGTCGGCGCGATCGGCTGGCTGGTCGACGGCGCCGCGATCGTCAACCAGGTCCCGCTCTGCCGCTGCTCCTACGGGCCGTACGCGCGGGCGATGATCCGGGTCTGCAAGGAGGAGTCGTTCCACCAGCGGCAGGGCTACGAGATCCTGCACACTCTCGCCCACGGCACCCCGGCGCAGAAGGCGATGGCCCAGGAGGCGGTGGACCGCTGGTGGTACCCGTCACTGGCCATGTTCGGGCCGCCCGACGGCGACTCGACCCACTCCGCCCAGTCGATGGCCTGGAAGATCAAGCGCTTCTCCAACGACGAGCTGCGCCAGCGCTTCGTCGACATGTGTGTCGGCCAGGCCGAGATCCTCGGCCTCACCCTGCCCGACCCCGACCTGCGCTGGAACGACGAGCGGCAGTCGTACGACTACACCCAGCCGGACTACGACGAGCTGATGAGGGTGATCAAGGGCGACGGGCCGTGCAACCGGCAGCGGATGGAGCACCGCCGCCGCGCCCACGACGACGGCGCCTGGGTACGCGAGGCCGCCGCGACGTACGCGGCGAAGCAGAGGAACAAGGAGAAGGTGGCGGCATGA
- the paaB gene encoding 1,2-phenylacetyl-CoA epoxidase subunit PaaB, which translates to MTKEPSPLWEVFVRARRGLSHTHVGSLHAPDAELALRNARDLYTRRQEGVSIWVVPAGAITASSPDEKDAFFDPAADKVYRHPTFYEVPDGVAHL; encoded by the coding sequence ATGACCAAGGAACCGTCGCCCTTGTGGGAGGTCTTCGTGCGGGCCCGGCGCGGCCTGTCGCACACCCACGTCGGCAGCCTGCACGCCCCCGACGCGGAGTTGGCCCTGCGCAACGCCCGCGACCTCTACACCCGCCGCCAGGAGGGCGTCTCCATCTGGGTGGTGCCGGCCGGCGCGATCACCGCGTCCAGCCCCGACGAGAAGGACGCCTTCTTCGACCCGGCGGCCGACAAGGTCTACCGCCACCCCACCTTCTACGAGGTGCCGGACGGGGTGGCCCACCTGTGA